Proteins found in one Salminus brasiliensis chromosome 13, fSalBra1.hap2, whole genome shotgun sequence genomic segment:
- the LOC140574755 gene encoding protein C19orf12 homolog isoform X1, which produces MSRIDDVMKLCCELSADQQVKTAVKHSGKGALTAGGLAFAGGLVGGPLGIAVGGAVGGLLGCWMTTGQFKPLPQIIMEMTTEQQQRLYEDIMAILGSLNWTDVAQLTAIVMGNASLQQQVTAALLNYVHKELQAEVHYVD; this is translated from the exons ATGTCTAGAATTGATGATGTGATGAAGCTGTGCTGTGAGCTCTCTGCAGACCAACAAGTAAAGACTGCAGTGAAGCACTCTGGAAAAGGTGCATTGACTGCTGGAGGACTTGCTTTTGCCGGTGGTCTGGTTGGTGGTCCACTTGGCATTGCAGTCG GTGGAGCGGTTGGAGGACTGCTGGGATGCTGGATGACAACTGGCCAGTTCAAACCTCTGCCTCAGATCATCATGGAAATGACAACCGAGCAGCAGCAGAGACTCTATGAAGACATCATGGCCATCTTGGGGTCTTTAAACTGGACTGATGTGGCCCAGTTAACCGCCATAGTGATGGGGAACGCGTCGCTGCAGCAGCAGGTGACCGCTGCTTTACTGAACTATGTTCACAAGGAGCTTCAAGCAGAGGTTCATTATGTGGACTGA
- the LOC140574755 gene encoding protein C19orf12 homolog isoform X2: MTTGQFKPLPQIIMEMTTEQQQRLYEDIMAILGSLNWTDVAQLTAIVMGNASLQQQVTAALLNYVHKELQAEVHYVD, encoded by the coding sequence ATGACAACTGGCCAGTTCAAACCTCTGCCTCAGATCATCATGGAAATGACAACCGAGCAGCAGCAGAGACTCTATGAAGACATCATGGCCATCTTGGGGTCTTTAAACTGGACTGATGTGGCCCAGTTAACCGCCATAGTGATGGGGAACGCGTCGCTGCAGCAGCAGGTGACCGCTGCTTTACTGAACTATGTTCACAAGGAGCTTCAAGCAGAGGTTCATTATGTGGACTGA